The genomic stretch TGATCGCCTCACAGTCGCGGCAGGTGAACTTCTCCCGCACGTGTTGGATCACCTTCCATTGCCGCGGCACCACCTCCAGCGTCTCGGTGATATCCTCACCCAGCCTGCGCAGCCGATGACCGCCGCAGCAGTGGCAAGCGGTCGGCGCCGGCTCAACCACGCGTTCGCGCGGCAGATGCTCTGGAAATGGCTGGCGCGCCGGTCGTTTGCGCACATAAGGTGCCACCTCAGTGGTCCGGGCCGCCGCCTGTTCGGCGGCGATCTCGTCTTCCGTCGCCGTGCTCTCGAGTTCCTCGAAGGTGAGCTCCATCTGGTCGTGCAGGCGGGCTGAGCGTTCAGAACTCTGACCATGCAGCGCCCGCTGCAACTTGCGGATCGTCAGACCCTGATGTGCGATCAGCGCCGCATCATCCGATGCCTTGGCCCTGGCGACCGCCAGTTCGGCCTCGATCAGCGTAGCGCGCGCGGTCTCGTCTTCGGCTCTGGCCAGCGCCGCGGTCAGCGCTGCTCTCAGCGCACCGATATCGTCCGGAACAGCATCCAGGGCGGTGGCAACCATGTCCTGGAGTGAATCATAAAACGCGTCCGCTGACTCGCGGAAAATGGCGCAAACTCAAAGAAAAACTCAGCCCGCGCGCTGGGGGCGGAACGTGTGGCGCGGGTTGCGCCAATCGATCCCGTCGAGCATGTAGGCGAGCTGCGCCGGTGATATGGAAACCGTGCCGTCCGCCGGCGACGGCCATAGGAACCGGCCCTTTTCGAGCCGTTTTGCATACAGCGACATGCCGAGCCCATCATGCCAGATAATCTTGATCAGATTGCCGCTGCGGCCTCGGAAGACATAAAGATCCCCGGCATGCGGATCCCGGCCCAACGTCTCCTGGACCTGCAGAGCGAGGCCTTGCATTCCGCGACGCATATCGGTCCGGCCGACCGCCAACCAGATCCGCACCTGGCTCGGAACCGGGATCATGAAACGCCCAGCGCCTTCACCATCGCCGCCGCGAGTGTCGGCGGTGTGGTCAGCGGAATCCGCAGCCGCACCTTGCCGGCGATCTCCAGCTCGATCACCGCTGGGGC from Mesorhizobium sp. NZP2077 encodes the following:
- the tnpB gene encoding IS66 family insertion sequence element accessory protein TnpB (TnpB, as the term is used for proteins encoded by IS66 family insertion elements, is considered an accessory protein, since TnpC, encoded by a neighboring gene, is a DDE family transposase.) is translated as MIPVPSQVRIWLAVGRTDMRRGMQGLALQVQETLGRDPHAGDLYVFRGRSGNLIKIIWHDGLGMSLYAKRLEKGRFLWPSPADGTVSISPAQLAYMLDGIDWRNPRHTFRPQRAG